From Thermoplasmata archaeon, one genomic window encodes:
- a CDS encoding DUF981 family protein, producing the protein MAFVDPLALQLFTLAFVAGLLFYSGVVGYMAYSRHGHHRAYEHLRGAVVPLAGIGAIVFAIGIWGEVTWPLPGAFNILFYDPYSLLGVILIAFAVSVLLRLRTQYVGFLAGMTGALSIYYGVNAYQLGMTQEPLSMLFLYVALGGTAVLTFPVTVYIDRMVVEPELENAPEEAKKPLTLPWKLAYSGFLLFLLFAAASAILALAIGGGALSSHLASPP; encoded by the coding sequence ATGGCGTTCGTCGATCCGCTCGCCCTGCAGCTGTTCACGCTGGCCTTCGTGGCCGGGCTCCTGTTCTATTCCGGCGTCGTAGGGTACATGGCGTACTCCCGCCACGGCCACCACCGCGCGTACGAACACCTTCGCGGTGCGGTCGTGCCGCTCGCAGGCATCGGCGCCATCGTGTTCGCGATCGGGATCTGGGGCGAGGTCACCTGGCCGCTCCCGGGAGCCTTCAACATCCTGTTTTACGACCCGTACTCCCTCCTGGGCGTCATCCTGATCGCCTTTGCGGTCTCCGTGCTCCTGCGACTCCGCACGCAGTACGTCGGATTCCTCGCCGGGATGACGGGCGCCCTGAGCATCTACTACGGCGTCAACGCGTATCAGCTCGGGATGACGCAAGAGCCGCTCTCCATGCTCTTCCTGTACGTCGCGCTCGGCGGGACGGCGGTCCTCACGTTCCCGGTGACCGTGTACATCGACCGCATGGTCGTGGAGCCCGAGCTCGAGAACGCGCCGGAGGAGGCCAAGAAGCCCCTCACCCTGCCGTGGAAGCTCGCGTACAGCGGGTTCCTGCTCTTCCTGCTCTTTGCCGCGGCATCGGCCATCCTCGCCCTGGCCATCGGCGGCGGCGCCCTCTCCTCC